In Myxococcus stipitatus, the DNA window ACGCCCTCCAGGAGCTTCTCCAGCCGGGCGCGCCGCTCCTCGAGCGGGAGCGACCGCAAGTCCTCGCCGTCGAGCCAGGGCAGGTCGAAGATGACGAAGCGCTGCTCCACGCCCTCCAGCCCTTGTTGGAGGAGCTGGAAGCGCGAGCGGCCCTTCGGGTCGAGCGCCACCACCTCGCCGTCGAGCACGGCGTCGCGCACGCGCAGCCCGCGCAGGGCCTCCGCCAGCCGGGGGAAGCGCCGTGACAGGTCGTTGCCCCGGCGGCTCTCCAGGGCCAGCTTCCCGCCCACCAGCGCCGCCATCGCCCGGAAGCCGTCGTACTTCACCTCGTAGACGTGGGTGGCGTCGCCCACCTCCTCGGGCACGGACAGCCGCGCGAGCATGGGCGGACCCAGGGCTTCCAACAGCTTCGTCGGGGTGCGCGGCGGGGTGAGGCGCCTCGTCCTCGCCGTCCGCGCGGCGCGCTTCGCCACGGCCTTCCTCGTGCGCCCGCGCCGGGCCGGGCCACGGGTCGCCACCTGTCCACTCTTCACGGACTCCGGCCGCTCGGTGGTGATGTCGAGCGTGGGGTCCGCCGCGTCGTCCTTCGCCTTGAACAGCAGCCACTGGGGCTTGCTGGCGCCGCCGCGCAACCGCGTGCGGATGAGGTGCCATCCGCCGCGCAGCTTCTGTCCCTCGAGCTCGAGGTGGAGCCGGCCCTGCTTCCGCTGCGCCTCGGCTTGTCCAGGCGGGACGGTGTCATAGGTGCCGCTGTCCCAGAGGAGCGAGTCCCCCCCGCCATAGGCGTCGTCGGGGATGTGCCCCTCGAAGTCGGCGTAGGCGAGCGGGTGGTCTTCGGTCTCCACCGCGAGCCGCTTCGCGCCCGGGTCGTAGCTGGGCCCCTTGGGGACCGCCCAGCTCGCCAGTACCCCGTCGACCTGCAGGCGCAGGTCGTAATGGAGGCTCGTCGCGTCGTGCTTGTGGACGACGAAGCGGGGCCCCTCGCCGGGCGAGGTGGCGTCCGGGCCGCCGGGAGGTGGCTCGGGGGTCCGGTCGAAGTCCCGCTTGCGGCGGTAGGTCTTCAGTCGCGTGTCGGTGCGCTTCACCCGGCAACGGTCGCCATGGAGGGACGCTGCCGCAAACGGTTCGTCCGTCCGGCTCCAGGGCAGCCGGGCGCGAGGCGTCCGCGAGGGCGGGTTGGCCCCCATGCCGGGACTTCTCAATTTGGACGCGAACCCGGCTCGGAGGACGAGGACATGGCGGAGAAGTCCGAAGTGGCGCGGCTGCGCGGTCTGGCCCAGCTCGACGCGGACGCGGTGGGGGCGTACGACACGGCCCTGGCGCGCATCCCGGAGCCCCTGGTGCGCGAGCGGCTCAACGCGTTTCGCGCGGACCATCTGCGCCATGTCCAGCTCCTCAACACCTTCATCCACGAACTGGGAGGCGAGCCCGTCGCGCTCCGGCCAGACCTGCGGGGCGCGGCGATGAAGGGCCTCGCCGCGATGTCCAGCATGATGGGCACCGAGGCGGCGTTGGTGGCGATGCTCGGCAACGAGGAGTTCACCA includes these proteins:
- a CDS encoding ferritin-like domain-containing protein, which encodes MAEKSEVARLRGLAQLDADAVGAYDTALARIPEPLVRERLNAFRADHLRHVQLLNTFIHELGGEPVALRPDLRGAAMKGLAAMSSMMGTEAALVAMLGNEEFTNRAYDLALRFEWGAELRTLIERHREDERRHVLWVREAVRTRPWEPARAPARDGSEAPT